In the Paenibacillus sp. FSL H7-0357 genome, one interval contains:
- a CDS encoding FAD-dependent oxidoreductase, whose protein sequence is MSAHKQESYDVVVCGGGLAGVCAAIAAARQGVSTCLIQDRPVLGGNSSSEIRVTPHGAAQFHAYARETGIISELLVEERAANHEPIRENGWTNSVWDMALYDMAVRTPNLTVHLNSTVTAVEKHETRRLSAVKVRVANADTMMTIQGKVFIDCTGDAVVADQAGCEWRWGSESREEFGEPHAPLAASTDTMGSSIHFKAKDMGREVPFRAPDWAVRYDDPAYFYEQGRHFYDLDAGYWWIEIGVPWNTVYDNEQIRHELTRHVLGIWDWIKNKDPLLREKAANYALDWVGQVPGKRESRRVMGRYLLTEHDPAGRTVFADEIAYGGWFIDLHSAGGLLAATAEPSSAEGYTETSDYAVQSYCGPYGLPLRMLIAKDMDNLLMAGRNISATHAALGTVRVMGTTALLGQAAGTAAAVALKRGTEVCGLEAEGVREVQQSLLRQGCFLPNCRGADPGELARAADIRASSEARVVGAGPESRDGSGGFRAARPASPQGGEPLSSLRGQWIAIGRPEISKLSVCLSNDSGIEQTVKVVLLPVDSIWDYSCGVREPLASGTLKVPPGQMQWVAWEVGLGPQDGLSAGQYIRMELAENPQVEWHMAGTVIPGHTSAYEMGPSRMRRYRDGGTLSFRIDPPQPCYSPANVTTGIARPYDYTNVWRSDPSETLPQWLELQWEDAQWIGTVELTFPGHLFREYHLYEPFYRDPQCPKDYCIEIWIAGNWQPVVTVYDNYQCRRQHVLPEMVKTDRLRVTVQSTNGDPSAAIAEIRCYA, encoded by the coding sequence ATGAGTGCACACAAGCAGGAGAGTTATGATGTGGTCGTCTGCGGGGGCGGGCTGGCAGGTGTCTGTGCCGCCATCGCCGCAGCCAGGCAGGGGGTCAGCACCTGCCTGATTCAAGACCGGCCGGTGCTGGGCGGCAACAGCTCCTCGGAAATCCGGGTGACTCCACATGGTGCGGCGCAATTTCACGCGTATGCCCGGGAAACAGGTATTATCTCCGAACTGCTGGTCGAAGAGCGTGCCGCCAATCATGAACCTATACGGGAAAACGGCTGGACGAACAGTGTATGGGATATGGCCCTCTATGATATGGCGGTCCGCACTCCGAATCTGACCGTGCATCTGAATTCGACGGTTACGGCGGTGGAGAAGCATGAAACGCGGCGGCTCTCAGCGGTTAAGGTGCGGGTAGCGAATGCAGATACGATGATGACTATACAGGGCAAGGTGTTCATCGACTGCACAGGCGACGCTGTGGTTGCTGACCAGGCGGGCTGCGAGTGGCGCTGGGGCTCGGAGAGCCGGGAGGAGTTCGGGGAGCCGCATGCACCGCTTGCCGCCAGTACGGATACGATGGGCAGCTCGATCCATTTTAAGGCCAAAGATATGGGCCGGGAGGTTCCTTTTCGAGCACCGGATTGGGCAGTCCGGTATGACGACCCGGCTTATTTCTATGAACAGGGAAGACATTTCTATGATTTGGATGCAGGTTATTGGTGGATTGAAATCGGGGTGCCCTGGAATACGGTGTACGACAATGAACAGATCCGGCATGAATTAACCCGCCATGTGCTGGGCATCTGGGATTGGATCAAGAATAAGGACCCGCTGCTGAGAGAGAAGGCGGCCAATTATGCGCTGGACTGGGTGGGGCAGGTGCCGGGGAAAAGAGAAAGCCGCAGGGTAATGGGGCGTTATCTATTAACCGAGCATGACCCGGCAGGCCGTACGGTATTCGCCGATGAGATCGCCTACGGCGGCTGGTTCATCGACCTGCACAGTGCCGGAGGCCTGCTTGCGGCGACGGCTGAGCCCTCCAGTGCAGAAGGTTACACGGAGACAAGCGATTATGCGGTTCAGAGCTACTGCGGACCGTACGGCCTGCCGCTGCGGATGCTGATCGCGAAGGATATGGATAATCTGCTGATGGCGGGACGCAACATCAGCGCTACGCACGCGGCGCTTGGCACAGTGCGTGTGATGGGGACGACCGCGCTGCTGGGGCAGGCCGCCGGAACGGCGGCGGCTGTCGCCCTGAAGCGCGGAACCGAGGTGTGCGGACTGGAGGCGGAAGGCGTCCGCGAGGTGCAGCAGTCGCTGCTGCGCCAAGGCTGTTTTCTGCCGAACTGCCGTGGCGCAGACCCCGGGGAGCTTGCCCGGGCCGCGGATATCCGGGCCAGCAGCGAGGCCCGGGTCGTCGGGGCAGGACCGGAGAGCAGGGACGGCTCCGGCGGTTTCCGCGCGGCCCGGCCCGCATCGCCGCAGGGCGGAGAGCCGCTGTCCAGCCTGCGCGGGCAGTGGATTGCCATCGGCAGACCGGAGATCAGCAAGCTGTCCGTCTGCCTCAGCAATGACTCCGGCATAGAGCAGACGGTTAAAGTAGTGCTGCTGCCGGTGGATTCGATCTGGGACTATAGCTGCGGTGTCCGTGAACCGCTGGCGAGCGGAACGCTCAAGGTTCCGCCCGGGCAAATGCAGTGGGTAGCCTGGGAGGTGGGGCTGGGTCCGCAGGATGGGCTGTCCGCCGGGCAATACATCCGGATGGAGCTGGCAGAGAATCCGCAGGTGGAATGGCATATGGCCGGGACGGTCATTCCGGGCCATACCTCGGCTTATGAGATGGGGCCGTCCAGAATGCGCCGCTACCGGGACGGCGGGACGTTAAGCTTCCGAATTGATCCACCGCAGCCGTGTTACAGTCCAGCCAACGTCACCACAGGGATTGCCCGTCCCTATGACTATACGAATGTGTGGCGTTCCGATCCGTCAGAGACGCTGCCGCAATGGCTGGAGCTGCAGTGGGAGGATGCGCAGTGGATCGGTACAGTAGAGCTGACGTTTCCCGGCCATCTATTCCGCGAGTATCATTTGTATGAGCCGTTCTATCGTGATCCGCAGTGTCCCAAAGACTACTGCATCGAGATTTGGATTGCAGGGAACTGGCAGCCGGTGGTCACCGTTTATGACAACTATCAATGCCGCCGCCAGCATGTTCTGCCGGAGATGGTCAAGACAGATCGGCTGCGCGTAACAGTTCAATCCACGAACGGTGATCCCAGCGCTGCGATTGCCGAGATCCGCTGCTACGCCTGA